The Populus alba chromosome 6, ASM523922v2, whole genome shotgun sequence genome contains a region encoding:
- the LOC118027966 gene encoding (21S)-21-acetoxyl-apo-melianone synthase SDR, which translates to MTGTSLVASLKRLAGKVSIITGGASGIGASAAQLFHENGAKVVLADIQDNLGQALAQKLGEDVRYIHCDVSNEDEVSNLVDATVKKYGKLDIMYNNAGILGRPLGSILDTPKSELDRLIGVNLVGCFLGAKHAARVMVTQGQGCILFTASACTAIGGLATPAYAVTKHGIVGLAKNLAAELGQYGIRVNCVSPYGVATPMYEGFSADTAPMIEESLEQMGNLKGKIPKVEDMARAALYLASDEANYVSGMNLVVDGGFSVVNPTMMKALYPAKL; encoded by the exons ATGACAGGTACCAGTTTGGTTGCATCACTGAAAAG GTTAGCAGGCAAGGTGTCAATCATAACCGGCGGCGCAAGCGGCATAGGAGCAAGTGCAGCGCaacttttccatgaaaatggtGCTAAGGTCGTTCTTGCCGATATCCAAGACAACCTAGGCCAAGCCCTAGCTCAAAAACTTGGTGAAGATGTTCGCTACATCCACTGTGATGTTTCAAACGAAGATGAAGTTAGCAATCTTGTTGACGCCACCGTTAAAAAGTATGGTAAGCTTGATATAATGTATAACAATGCAGGCATCCTGGGTCGCCCTTTAGGAAGCATTTTGGACACCCCGAAATCAGAATTAGACCGCCTAATTGGTGTGAACCTGGTAGGTTGTTTCCTTGGAGCCAAACATGCAGCTAGGGTCATGGTAACCCAAGGTCAGGGTTGCATTTTATTCACCGCCAGTGCTTGTACAGCTATTGGTGGACTTGCAACTCCCGCTTATGCAGTGACCAAACATGGTATCGTGGGGTTAGCGAAAAACTTAGCGGCTGAGTTAGGGCAGTACGGTATAAGAGTAAATTGTGTTTCGCCTTATGGAGTAGCAACTCCCATGTATGAGGGATTTTCAGCTGATACTGCGCCAATGATAGAAGAATCACTGGAACAAATGGGTAATCTGAAGGGGAAGATTCCCAAGGTGGAAGACATGGCAAGGGCCGCACTATACTTGGCTAGTGATGAAGCAAATTATGTGAGTGGGATGAATCTTGTCGTGGATGGTGGGTTCAGTGTTGTTAATCCTACAATGATGAAAGCTTTATACCCCGCTAAATTATAA
- the LOC118027965 gene encoding (21S)-21-acetoxyl-apo-melianone synthase SDR yields MKQSMYKSKPSSKDAEQKASFLSSLPRNLQLHIVTKMTGTSSVASQKRLAGKVSIITGGASGIGASAVQLFHENGAKVVLADIQDNLGQALAQKLGEDVCYIHCDVSNEDEVSNLVDATVKKYGKLDIMYNNAGILDRSLGSILDTPKSDLDRLIGVNLVGCFLGAKHAARVMVTQGQGCILFTASACTAIGGLATPAYAVTKHGVVGLAKNLAAELGQYGIRVNCVSPFGVATPMCEGFSADTAPMIEELLGQMGNLKGKMPKVEDMARAALYLASDEANYVSGMNLVVDGGFSVVNPTMMQALYPAKL; encoded by the exons ATGAAACAATCCATGTACAAAAGCAAGCCTTCAAGTAAAGACGCAGAGCAAAAGGCAAGCTTTTTATCTTCTTTGCCTAGGAACCTCCAGCTCCATATAGTTACTAAAATGACAGGTACCAGTTCGGTTGCATCACAGAAAAG GTTAGCAGGCAAGGTGTCAATCATAACCGGCGGCGCAAGCGGCATAGGAGCAAGTGCAGTGCaacttttccatgaaaatggtGCTAAGGTCGTTCTTGCCGATATCCAAGACAACCTAGGCCAAGCCCTAGCTCAAAAACTTGGTGAAGATGTTTGCTACATCCACTGTGATGTTTCAAACGAAGATGAAGTTAGCAATCTTGTTGACGCCACCGTTAAAAAGTATGGTAAGCTTGATATAATGTATAACAATGCAGGCATCCTGGATCGTTCTTTAGGAAGCATTTTGGACACCCCGAAATCAGATCTAGACCGCCTAATTGGTGTAAACCTGGTAGGCTGTTTCCTTGGAGCCAAACATGCAGCTAGGGTCATGGTAACCCAAGGTCAGGGTTGCATTTTATTCACCGCCAGTGCTTGTACAGCTATTGGTGGACTTGCAACTCCCGCTTATGCAGTGACCAAACATGGTGTCGTGGGGTTAGCGAAAAACTTAGCGGCTGAGTTAGGGCAGTACGGTATAAGAGTAAATTGTGTTTCGCCATTTGGAGTAGCAACCCCCATGTGTGAGGGATTTTCAGCAGATACTGCACCAATGATAGAAGAATTACTGGGACAAATGGGTAATCTAAAGGGGAAGATGCCCAAGGTGGAAGACATGGCAAGGGCTGCACTATACTTGGCTAGTGATGAAGCAAATTATGTGAGTGGGATGAATCTTGTCGTGGATGGTGGGTTCAGTGTTGTTAATCCTACAATGATGCAGGCTTTGTACCCCGCTAAATTATAA
- the LOC118027957 gene encoding (21S)-21-acetoxyl-apo-melianone synthase SDR — MTGTSLVASQKRLAGKVSIITGGASGIGASAGQLFHENGAKVVLADIQDNLGQALAQKLGEDVCYIHCDVSNEDEVSNLVDATVKKYGKLDIMYNNAGILDRSLGSILDTPKSDLDRLIGVNLVGCFLGAKHAARVMVTQGQGCILFTASACTAIGGLATPAYAVTKHGVVGLAKNLAAELGQYGIRVNCVSPFGVATPMCEGFSADTAPMIEELLGQMGNLKGKMPKVEDMARAALYLASDEANYVSGMNLVVDGGFSVVNPTMMQALYPAKL, encoded by the exons ATGACAGGTACCAGTTTGGTTGCATCACAGAAAAG GTTAGCAGGCAAGGTGTCAATCATAACCGGCGGCGCAAGCGGCATAGGAGCAAGTGCAGGGCaacttttccatgaaaatggtGCTAAGGTCGTTCTTGCCGATATCCAAGACAACCTAGGCCAAGCCCTAGCTCAAAAACTTGGTGAAGATGTTTGCTACATCCACTGTGATGTTTCAAACGAAGATGAAGTTAGCAATCTTGTTGACGCCACCGTTAAAAAGTATGGTAAGCTTGATATAATGTATAACAATGCAGGCATCCTGGATCGTTCTTTAGGAAGCATTTTGGACACCCCGAAATCAGATCTAGACCGCCTAATTGGTGTAAACCTGGTAGGCTGTTTCCTTGGAGCCAAACATGCAGCTAGGGTCATGGTAACCCAAGGTCAGGGTTGCATTTTATTCACCGCCAGTGCTTGTACAGCTATTGGTGGACTTGCAACTCCCGCTTATGCAGTGACCAAACATGGTGTCGTGGGGTTAGCGAAAAACTTAGCGGCTGAGTTAGGGCAGTACGGTATAAGAGTAAATTGTGTTTCGCCATTTGGAGTAGCAACCCCCATGTGTGAGGGATTTTCAGCAGATACTGCACCAATGATAGAAGAATTACTGGGACAAATGGGTAATCTAAAGGGGAAGATGCCCAAGGTGGAAGACATGGCAAGGGCTGCACTATACTTGGCTAGTGATGAAGCAAATTATGTGAGTGGGATGAATCTTGTCGTGGATGGTGGGTTCAGTGTTGTTAATCCTACAATGATGCAAGCTTTGTACCCCGCTAAATTATAA